The proteins below are encoded in one region of Sedimentibacter sp. zth1:
- a CDS encoding MarR family winged helix-turn-helix transcriptional regulator codes for MVNNFKNFENFESMQHAVQLARMYNLSCRWASLKQLNIVNILIMVELYADEKGVEASQIADHLFLPRQTMTYAVDSLEQKNYVIRKSHPSDRRRKLLVLTPQGYDLVTGIMSELDEEFNNFTKELIPDKTKFYSELDEFILYLEKKMNEYKENYK; via the coding sequence ATGGTAAATAATTTTAAAAATTTTGAAAATTTTGAATCGATGCAACATGCAGTACAGTTAGCCAGAATGTATAATTTAAGTTGTAGATGGGCAAGTTTGAAGCAATTGAATATTGTCAACATATTGATTATGGTAGAACTTTATGCTGATGAAAAAGGAGTGGAAGCTTCACAAATAGCTGACCATTTGTTTTTGCCAAGACAGACAATGACTTATGCTGTTGATTCTTTAGAGCAAAAAAACTACGTTATTAGAAAAAGTCACCCGAGCGATAGAAGAAGAAAATTGCTTGTATTAACACCACAGGGCTATGATTTAGTAACAGGAATTATGTCGGAACTTGATGAAGAATTTAATAATTTTACAAAAGAACTTATACCAGATAAGACTAAATTTTATAGTGAACTTGATGAATTTATTTTATATTTAGAAAAAAAAATGAATGAGTATAAAGAAAATTATAAATAA